From the genome of Rhinolophus ferrumequinum isolate MPI-CBG mRhiFer1 chromosome 24, mRhiFer1_v1.p, whole genome shotgun sequence:
CCCTCTCCTTCCAGCTTCTGCCCTCGTCCCAGTGGGCTGTCAGCTCAGCTGCTGCTCTCCCGTGGGTCCCCCAGACCCTCACACTGGAAATGGTCCTTTTGTAGGCAACCCTCACCCCCTTGAATTATCCTATTTTGGGGCATCACTGCTTTCCTGTTGGTACTGTAACTGATACACTCTCAAGGGAGGGAGACAGATTTCACTGATGTCCCTGGcatatctggcacacagtaggtgctctgtaATTGTacgttgaatgaatggatgaatggatggacgaATGAAACCCTGGGAACCTCTGTCTTGGAATTTCTGCTCTCTGTGCTGTGTTCCGCCTGGTGAGGGGCAGCGCGTGGGCTCGGCCGTGTACTTGGCCTCTGGTATCGGATGGTGCTGACTCCTCTCCCTTCTGCATCCGGGCCACATGCCACTGTAGATGGGGTGACCGTCCACCCCTTGAGGGAActcagccatgtgacttgctctgaCCAACAGAAGGTTAGCAGATGTGACCAGGAGGGCTTGCTCTCTTGGCCATTACCTGGGCTGGATGCTGGAGAACGAGACAGGTGGACCAACGCTCGGTCCTTCCAGTGCCCCAGGCCCCACCAGCCACCCCCACACAGGTGGGCAGGCTGGGCTGTGAGCAATGGAGTGTGTTGGGGTTGGTTGGTAAACAGCATCATCGGGCCGACAGATAACTGATACACGCCCACTGTGCTAACTGCAGCCTCTGGCTTCTCGTGCCATTTGAGCATCTCGGCAACCCAGTGCCATGGGGTGGGGGCCGAGGGCTCATTGACTGCTGTGGCCACAGTCGTagtggcagggctggggatgAGCCCTCGCTTTGGGCCCCAAACCCTGTCTCAGATCACGAGCTGCCCTGTGGAGCTGCCCCCAGAAAGCTGGACGCCAGTTCCAGCCCAAGGTGGGGCTCACGCATAGATTTCCTCCATCCTGCACTCAGCTGGGTTGGAGCCCACAAGGACACTGACCGCTCTGGGTCTCGTAACCTCCGCCATCCTCCCTCACTGTGGGTTCCCCTTCTCAGACCAGCCTCCACgcccaggaagccttccaggctcctccttccccagccacACTGAGCTGGGCCCCCTGTCTCTGCACTGAGTACCCTGCTGGCCCTGGAACTCCTGGCTGGGGGGCAGGCCCCTCGCTGCACTCCGTATGGCGATTGGTACAGAGCCCTGCACAGCAGGTACTTAACGCGCGTGCTCGTCTTCTGCATGTCCACTCCTGTCACCTCCACCGTGACCTCCTTCAAGCAAGAGCACagtgagatgtgtgtgtgtccccaggaCTGGCCTGGGGCTGGACAGCTAGCGCCACCTCTGTCCAAGCCTGGGCATCAGGGAGGGCAGGGCTCTGGAACTGTCCTCTTGCCACtcaggaccccacccccaccccgtgcccCTCTCGCCTCTAACCCCTGCTTTGCAGCAGCGTTCTCAGCGTGTCCCTCGCACACACCTGGCCTGTCTGGCCGGTTGCCCCTTTTACCTTGGGAAGAACCTCTACCCCAGGCCCCTTGTTCTCCAATTCCCTATAAATACCCAACTGTGTCTCCTCAGTGACAAGGAGCAGCAGGCTGAGGCAGCCTGGCCCTGCTTCCGTCCCACGGCCAGGACGACGGCCAAGTTCCTGTGTAACCTTGGGTGAAGCAGGTCCCTCTCTGGGCCCCCACACGCCAGCCCAGCGGGCcgccccacccctggccccctGCTGAGTCAGGCTGGGCCACCCCGTCCTTTCCTGGGGACTCCCCAGACCCTGAGAACCTGCCATCATCTTTGTTCCTGTTTAGTGTCTCTCAGGGCTTCCTATGGCGTCCGGGGTTCAGTTCCAGCCCCCACTCATGCTTTACTGGGTCTTTGTCAGAAATTTGGATTGGGAAGGGCTTTTCCCTGGATGGAGGGGACGGGGTGGAGGGCTTtatgaggggaagggaggggcccCCGGGCCAGGTAGATGTTGGGGCAGGAAGACCAGAGCGAGGCGCCCTCCGACCCCCCGGAGAAGGCAGGTCTGCAGGACCCAAGGCCAGGCTGGGCACAGGGCCCCAACCTTGCTGACAGGTGGGCCCAGAAATGACACCTCATCCTCAAAGCGTTGCTCTGGCTACGGCTCCTGAGGGCAGGACAAGAGAGGCAGTGGCTCAGGGGGCACGAAGAGGAAAGGGACTTCCTCTGGGCCGGTGCGGGGACGTGGTCTCTGGAGAGCCCTGAATAGGTGCCCTCAAACCGCTTGCTCACTGTGACTTTGGGGCCATACCAGGCTGGGCAGGGGATGGTGTGTGGGGCCGAGAGGCTGGCTCAGGGCTCCAGCATCCCAGGGCCTGCGGCACAGGGCTCTCACGGCACTTTCCCTGCAGGTGGGGCTCCCGCCATCACAGGAGACCACCCCCCAGCACCCCTGCAGCCCTCTCCAGCTCACCTATTCACACGTCAGGCACGCCATCCACACCCCATCACCTCTGCCGCCCACACGCCCACTCCCCGCCTGGTCCTGTGCATACACACCTGGTCACACACAGAGACACGTGGCCACAGGGACGACCAGGCCCCGCACACTCCTCTTGCCCTCCCAGTCACGACTCCCTCAGCTCCTTCCTGACCTGTTCACACCGCTTCTCAAAGCCGCTGGACATTTTCCAACCCCGTGTTggctccccacctctcccacGGGCTCTCGTGTACCTCCCACCTGAGGTCACTTCTGTTCTCTCGGGACAAGAGCTCAGTGGTGACCCACGTGTAACCTGAACCCACCCCAAGGCCCACATCAACAAAACCACCCCCTTAACGGACACTAAAGAAACCCCAAGTCTTTCCCTAAATCCCACAGTAAAAACCTAGTACAAAcaagtgtttgggtttttttcctatgCAGAAATTTTTTTTAGTAGACAtagccttttttctctttctcattttacagcAAATATTGCAAATATAGAAATACTTTCTCTGTACAGTAGGACGACAACAGTGTACAGTGGGGGCTGGGCTGCGTCACACACTCGCAGCCCTGTCCCCAGCCACGCCCAGCCATCCACAGGCACACCCCGACCCCTCGAGTCCCCCAGGGCTCCAGGACCTCCCACGCCACTCGGCCGCCTGCATTCACTCTTCCTCTTTGGGTGGCCTCCCGAGGTGGCAATGAAGACACGGACTGAACAGAGAGTCCACAGAAAACCACGGACGGAGGAGACCATGCGAGGAGCCAGGTGGCCACGCTCCCCACGTCTGGTgttttatgtcttaatttttaagagaactttacttttgttatttaaaagaaaaaaaaaaggaagaaaatagagaggaaaagaaaggagacagagaagaatcAAAATAGGATACCGAAAAaaaattcccctcccccaccccaatccctaAGACACAGTTTTCCGAAGTcccgtgtgcgtgtgcgtgtgcgtatGCGTGTGCACAGTGTGTGTGGCGGGCCGCTCACACCGGTGAGAAGGTCTCAGGGCAGGTCCGTGTACACAGCCACGGTCCATTTACTGTGTGTCTGCGCCCCCTCCCTGCTTTCTACGTGGGGCTCCAGGCTCCACAATgccaccgtgtgtgtgtgtgtgtgtgtgtgtgtgtgtgtgtgtgtgtgtctgacagGTGACAGTCTCTGGGTTACAAAGAGCTGCAGTGGGGCTTGTGTCCTTTTGGGTCCGGCGGGCACCACGAGTGCCGGGGCTCAGGACTTGTGCTGGGCCGACACGCCCTTCCAGTAGTCCAGGATGTCATGCAGGTCCTCATCTTTGGCGAACTGGACCTTCTTGCGCAGCGCGTGGCCGGCGGCCAGGAACTCCTCATGGTCCCTGTGCCGCCGGCGGCTGGGGCGGAGGCGCTCCCAGATGCTGTGGGGGGCCCTGCAGCTGTGCTCGGGGCTGGAGGCGTAGCTCAGGTGCTGGTACTGCGGGGACAGCTGCGAGTAGGCCAGGTCGCGGGGCCGCGGCCGGGTCAGCGGCTCCAGGATGGACGCTTTGCGGCCGCCCAGGCCTTCATGGGGCGGGGGCACCGGAGGTGCGGGCGGCTCGGCCGTGTGGGAGCCGGGGTACGAGTGCCGGTGCTCGCCGTACTGGCGGCTCTTCTCGGCCTCGGCCCGCAGAACAGCAGCTGCGGGTGTCACAGTGAGGATGGCGTCGGCCGCGGGTGAGCTCTTCTCGATGTACTTAGCCTCAGTGGCCGCGACCTTGTGCACACCGGTGGCCTCAGCACGGAAGGCCCTGGGGCTGCGTGTGGAGCTGCTGGACGAGGTGCTGGCGCGAGGGGGCCCCGGGGCCGCCTCCACGCTGTGGTGCCGCTGCAGGCCGTGGCTGAAGGTGTCCTTGTACACGGGCGACAGGAAGCCGTGCTTGCCGGCCAGCGGCTCGGACAGCAGCACCAGCTGCGGCTCGGCCGCGGACACGGCGCCCGACTTGCCGCCCTGGAAGGTGGTGGACTCGGACTTGAGCGCATCGATGCAACTGTTGATGATCTGGTTGACCCTGTCCACCTCCTTGGCGATGGTGCAGATCTCGGCCACCGAGCCCTGGCTGTCAGGGCCCGGCCGGCCCGGCTCGCAGTCCCTGCGCTCCCCCGGCTCCCCGGTGCGCACCTCCATGTAGGTGCCTTTGCTGGCCTTGGGCGTCTCGCTCTCCACCAGCTTGTATGGCTCCACGTCGCTGGTGGCCGCCGGCAGATACGGGATGCGGGCCACAGTGTCGGGGCCGAGCAGTGGGCCCTGGGACAGTGGGGCCAGGCCGGGCGCCTCCAGCTCCGGCCCGTACTTGAGCTCGATGATGGTCTTCTTGAGGCTGCTGGCCGCGGCTGCCTTCTTGTGCTTCTCCTCCTGGCGCCTGCGCTTGCGCAGACAGTAGTAGACGGCGCCCAGCACCAGCACCATGCCGAAGAGACAGCCCAGGATGGTCATGATGTAGTGGGTGGCCGTGGAGGGGCTGGGCACGGGGCCCGGGGGGCTGGGCGGCTTGGGCAGGCAGATGGTGAGGCAGGTGTGGTTGTGGTGCAGCCCGGAGCTGGTGGACACCACGCAGTAGGTGTAGTTGGTGAGCGCGTAGAGGTTGGTCAGGCGGATGTCCTCCTGGGGCTTGGTCAGCCTGGACACGGTGGACGACTTACTGTTGTTGAAATGCTCCAGCGTGTACATGCGGTTGAACGGGCTGGGCAGCTGCACTGTGATGGTGGCCGAGTTCTGGGTCAGCTGCTTGACCCTGATGAGGGGCCGTGCCTCGGCCTGGGTGGCCAGTGTGGGTAGGGCCACCAGCGGGGTGGTGCCATCACCGGAGAAGCACTCGTCCGCGACGCAGGGGGCCTCGCTGGGCTCCAGCGGTGTGGGCGGCACGCGGCCCGGTGGCGACCGCTCTGGCACCAGGCGGGGCTCGGCCGCGTACGCGCCATCGGTGCACACGGACTGTAGTGTGGTGAGAACGCTGCGCTGGCCTAGCCGGCCCTGGCCCAGCAGGAAGTAGCCGGAGTAGTGTGGCGGCGACTCGCACTGCATGCGGTCGTAGGTGTGCGTGGCGTTGGTGAAGGCCGCCAGCCAGCGCAGGAAGCCCAGGAGCTCGCAGGAGCAGTAGAAGGGGTTGCTGTACAGCTCGCAGGCTGACAGGCGGGCCAGGCCCGCGAAGGTGGCGCTGTGCAGCCGCTGGATGCGGTTCATGGACAGGTCCACGTTGACGACGTTGGGGCACTCCCAGAAGGCACCGGGTGTGACCACCTCGATGAGGTTGGCCTGCAGGTACAGGTACTCCAGCTTGCCCAGGCCGCGCAGCACGCCCTCCGTCAGGTTGCGCAGCCGGTTGTAGCCCAGCTGCAGCACCTGCAGGTTGAACTGGCCCGAGAAGGCGCCATCCTCGATGTAGGCGATCTCGTTCTTGGTCAGGTTCAGGTACGTGAGGTTCCCGAAGCGGCTGAGTGCGGCGTGCTGCACGCTGCGGATGCGGTTCTCGTTCAGCCGCAGGTCCACAATGGTGCTGTTGATCTGCTGCGGGATGGCCTCGTACGGCGGCTGGTTCTGGCTGCAGATGGCCAGCCACACGAAGCCCTTGTCGCCCTCGATCAGCCAGCAGTCACCGCGGGCCAGGCCGCCCGCGTGCAGCAGGGCGGCTGCCGTCACACACACCCACAGCACCGCTCCGGGGGCCCCGGCCATGGGGACTGCCCTCGCAGGAGGCTGCACTCAGCCTGCCAGGGACACcgggtggggggcggggcggtGGCCCCCAGAGGGACggaggggcaggagaggagggtgCCCACACGCTCAGGGGTGTCCTGTCCCAAACCGCATGGTCGCACAGCACGAGAGCTGGGAGGGAACGTGCCCCCTCACTGCCAGCTGCCTCTCGTCGTCCGCCCACTGTGTGCTGCCATCACCATGGCCTCCTCGCCCATCAGCCTGGGCGTCCGGACAGCTCCACCCTGCA
Proteins encoded in this window:
- the ELFN1 gene encoding protein ELFN1; translated protein: MAGAPGAVLWVCVTAAALLHAGGLARGDCWLIEGDKGFVWLAICSQNQPPYEAIPQQINSTIVDLRLNENRIRSVQHAALSRFGNLTYLNLTKNEIAYIEDGAFSGQFNLQVLQLGYNRLRNLTEGVLRGLGKLEYLYLQANLIEVVTPGAFWECPNVVNVDLSMNRIQRLHSATFAGLARLSACELYSNPFYCSCELLGFLRWLAAFTNATHTYDRMQCESPPHYSGYFLLGQGRLGQRSVLTTLQSVCTDGAYAAEPRLVPERSPPGRVPPTPLEPSEAPCVADECFSGDGTTPLVALPTLATQAEARPLIRVKQLTQNSATITVQLPSPFNRMYTLEHFNNSKSSTVSRLTKPQEDIRLTNLYALTNYTYCVVSTSSGLHHNHTCLTICLPKPPSPPGPVPSPSTATHYIMTILGCLFGMVLVLGAVYYCLRKRRRQEEKHKKAAAASSLKKTIIELKYGPELEAPGLAPLSQGPLLGPDTVARIPYLPAATSDVEPYKLVESETPKASKGTYMEVRTGEPGERRDCEPGRPGPDSQGSVAEICTIAKEVDRVNQIINSCIDALKSESTTFQGGKSGAVSAAEPQLVLLSEPLAGKHGFLSPVYKDTFSHGLQRHHSVEAAPGPPRASTSSSSSTRSPRAFRAEATGVHKVAATEAKYIEKSSPAADAILTVTPAAAVLRAEAEKSRQYGEHRHSYPGSHTAEPPAPPVPPPHEGLGGRKASILEPLTRPRPRDLAYSQLSPQYQHLSYASSPEHSCRAPHSIWERLRPSRRRHRDHEEFLAAGHALRKKVQFAKDEDLHDILDYWKGVSAQHKS